A DNA window from Impatiens glandulifera chromosome 7, dImpGla2.1, whole genome shotgun sequence contains the following coding sequences:
- the LOC124910147 gene encoding zinc finger protein ZAT9-like produces the protein MGDAAHPAHRILLQRVKTPKEMKTISEEEREVCAEKDMNLEKLFKCRGCNKNFNSHQALGGHRASHKKVKGCYASKEKEEEEISTKGKFSSTTNALSQWNKVCGRNKGKIKSNAHECSICHRVFSSGQALGGHKRCHWLTSSGSISDDVISNVSPNSIPKFLFSTDLKIPSFDHCIELEARTFSQETVEKDDKERRHIYNNIHVDDDEDDNESIITHEQICKMKDENYGIKDMKMEGVCASWLQVGISSFTTNVGCDGSNN, from the exons ATGGGAGATGCTGCTCATCCTGCTCATCGTATACTTCTTCAAAGAGTGAAAACTCCTAAAGAAATGAAGACAATAtctgaagaagaaagagaagttTGTGCTGAAAAAGATATGAATTTAGAGAAGTTATTTAAATGCAGAGGATGTAATAAGAATTTCAACTCTCACCAAGCATTAGGAGGGCATAGAGCTAGTCACAAGAAAGTGAAGGGTTGTTACGCCAGCA aagaaaaagaggaagaagaaatatCGACAAAAGGAAAATTCTCATCGACTACTAATGCATTATCTCAGTGGAATAAAGTTTGTGGTCGCAACAAAggtaaaattaaatcaaatgcTCACGAATGTTCGATATGTCATCGTGTGTTCTCGTCTGGACAAGCCTTAGGAGGTCACAAGAGGTGTCATTGGCTCACGTCTTCGGGTTCGATTTCTGATGACGTCATTAGCAACGTCTCCCCGAATTCCATACCAAAATTCCTCTTCTCTACCGATTTAAAAATACCTTCATTCGATCACTGTATTGAATTAGAGGCAAGAACATTCTCTCAAGAGACAGTGGAGAAAGATGATAAGGAACGAAGACAtatttataacaatattcatgtggatgatgatgaagatgataatGAAAGTATAATAACTCATGAGCAAATTTgcaagatgaaagatgaaaattaTGGTATCAAGGACATGAAAATGGAGGGTGTTTGTGCTTCATGGTTGCAGGTGGGGATTTCTTCTTTCACAACTAATGTTGGTTGTGACGGatcaaataattga